Below is a genomic region from Camelus dromedarius isolate mCamDro1 chromosome 25, mCamDro1.pat, whole genome shotgun sequence.
acagactgaagaaagcTTTTTTGAACAGAGCTCATGAGTGTTTTCTATTAATAAAACTTCACGTCAAATAGCATTAAAGCTAAAATAATCTAAAACAAGGAAAGCACCATTCGTGTTATTATGTTCATTTCCTTCCAATATGCGAATAGCTTAACTTTAtgaaaaaaacaaccaaatgaaATCCTCAAGAGTAGCAGTTCTTTAAAAGAATACGTCTACTGGGATGTTTAAAGCCTCCCCTTATACTCAGCAGCGACAGCAGTCAGCTCTGTGCTGCTGACGGAAATTCACTATCCTAGGAAGTAACTTAATATCTGTGACCCATTTGAAAGTGCACTTACCTGACCTGACCATTTCTACCTataaaaatggtaattttatatGGTGTAATCTAATACCTGGGAAACCATTAACTATATATAGAAACACAGTGGGAAAACACTCTTCTGGAATGTAGGTGTGGAAATTCTtcaaagaactgaaattttttaaatcttaaaacttAGGTAGGAAGCACAAATGTACTGAattccttttttggaaaaataatcttTTCCCCTGAATCCTGTTCTGTAGTATATACAATATATGGATTTTTGCtaatacgttaaaaaaaaattaggtaggATTTGGAAAGGCACAAAGGCGTGGCTGGATAGTAGGGGTGATGAGCAAAGTTGTGGAATTAGAATACCCTGTATACACGAAGGCAACTGACTGCCTAAAATAGAGCCTCCAAAGATTTGCCAGGGATTTGCAACTTTATTCTATAGCAACCAGAAATCATTGCAGACTTTAGGAAGAAGAATGACAAAAAGAATGCCTAACATGGATAtgggaatttatttttttgttttgtcttacaAAACCCCTTTTTACTTGGTTATCCTCATTTCTCTGGTTAGGAAATTGTGGTTAAATGTTAAGCCACACCAGGGTCACATACTTGTAAGCATCAAGAACTGTAACTCAAATCCAGGTCTTCAAGCCCTGGGTTCAGTGCCTTTCCAGTACACACCACACAGCAAAGAATGTCCCAGGAAGAGGAATACAGGTCAGGTATGCGCAGGATGCACGGAAGCAAATACATAACCAGAGGCAGGGAAAACATCTAGTGGGTGAGGTAAAATTCAAATATCTAAAAACTGCTATGCTGCACAAAGCAATTCACAAGGTACCTGGTAAAACTCTATTTTACTCTCAGTCTCCGAAACCCACTTATTTTCAGTCTTGAACCCCTCCACAACACAGCTTTATcacaaaaatctaaaattacaTTGGACATACTATATTCCCTTAGGTAAGGCAAAAGCTAGTCAGGTATCACTTTCCCTATAATTAAAGGGAGGAGCTaagaatatacatatgaatatcAATTCCTCTAACCctcaagtgatagaagaaaattACTATTTCCCAAATGTTCATTAAAACATCTAGCGAGAACGAAGGATCGAatcagtctttttgttttttccctcagtgATAGCTTAAGAAAGAAAGATGTCTAATCAAAATACATTTGATGTTGCCTAAATATTTTACTCTAAgcgtattaaaatattttagctgaAGACTAAATATATTACCAAAATAACTACGGACTGGTAACACCAAGAGCACAAAGTAGCAGACTTGGGAAGACTCTGGAGTCTGGGGTTGGTTACACTTCCCCAGAGAGCAGGACAGTATTGTAGAAAGAGCCTGGGGCTTTGAAGCTGGACAAACCCAAGGTCAAATTCATCTCTACCACTTACTAAGTGATCTGGGTCAAGGTTAAATCACTACTTTGCACTTCCTATCCTAACCTCTAAAACAGAAATCATGGGGGGtggggtataactcagtggtaggtcacatgcctagcatgcatgaggtcctgggttcaatccccagtacttccacttgagaggttaaaaaaaaaaagtgaaaaaaaaaaaagatagttaaaAACTAATgataagcaaattaaaattatttataaaaaaggGAATCATTAAGGTAATTATCTATTTAAAGTGCTCAGTACATATGTTGGAACTGGTCAACCTGAGCCATGCTGGGGTCCTAGCTTGGCCAAGACCCTCTGTCTCAGCCCGAGAGGTTCTTTTTCAAATTGGATTCATACAGCCACTAACAAAACCAATGCTAAGCCTGGAACAGCACAAGCTTTATTTGatggccaaagaatggagaaacCGGAACCTAGTTTGCAAATCAACTTGTCAGCCCAGTTTGGGGGGAGACACCAAATACACAGGAGGGTCGAGGTAAAAGGGAGGGCACTGGAAAGAGTGGGAGGAACATACATGAGTTATCTGAGAACAGGGGTGTGGTCTGGACCACAAAATCTGGCCTGACCTGAACCATAATTAGGTAGGCAAACCTGACTAGCTTATTTACAGTTAGTTGATTCCACCTATATGAATGCTCCTACATGTTTCCCGCAGAAATACTAATGTGTTTGATTCAATTGTGCTGCCTCAGACTCCCTCTGGAGGGTGATGCACATGTTACATAACATAGCACACAAATATAGCATTATATGCCGTGgatttccttttcaaaatctaAATTCCCAAATACAGAAGTACCAGAACAGGCACCCTCCCCACAATGACTTCCTATAAGAGTAAATGAACTTGGTATTAATTTGTCATTCCTTTCCCATCCTATCACCCCCCTCACAACACACCAAGCCCCTTAAACCTGAAAGTCCTTAGACTGGCTTTACCACAACATGTGAGTTATGGTTTCTAAAGTTACTCTCCTGAAAAGAAAACCTGGGCTTTGGTCTTGGATTGTCCACTAAGCATTTATACACCTTTCGGCAGATCTTCAGGCCTCAATCTCCTTATGTATAAAAATCAAGTAAAGTGAAAAACGCATCTTCTACCAAGTTAACACtttcttctactctttttttttttttaaaaaaaagcaattaaaagaaaacatgatcCATACATAATACCACAGGCCATCctcagacaaaataaaaacaagactATTCTTAAGTAACCACATTTCAACACCAAACTTACTGTGACGTTTAAATTCCTTCTGCAGTTTACTGATCTGGTTGCTTTTTATCCTGTTTCCAGATAGAGTCTTCACTTTCTTTGGTTTCAGTGTAGTCTTAAGACTGGGTCCTGCCCTTGCATCTACCACCTGGaagaaaatactgaatatttAATACCACTTAAAAAATGACACCCCTGTATTCCCTTGGTTCAGACAAATGCTTACTTGAAGGAGCCAAATTGGAGAACCACAGTTTTCTACTCAGTGTTTGACAGCCCATGTGCAGTTTCAATCATCACATGGTATTAAAGAATAGTTTACCtagggttttttttctcctttgaagtAAGGAATAGCAGGTGTCTGCTAGACAAAAGCATGTATATAGCTTTACATACAAATGTAAAGGGGTGAAAATGACccaaggagtttaaaaaaaaccaagcCTAACAACAGCCAACATGCGTACAAGAGTGATATTGTGTAGTTTACAAAAAGCTTtcagggaggagggtgtagctcaagtggtagagcacatgcttagcacacacaaggtcctgggttcgatccccagtgcctcctctaaaaataagtaaacctaactacctcccccacaaccaaagggaaaaaacaaagctTTCATGTACTTTTTGATTTCACTTTCACCACAAAGCAGTAAGGGGCTTTTTTGTTACTCCAGTTTTAGAGTAAAGGAAAACAAGAGTTATTAAACTATGCATTTTGCCCTATTTCACTAAGCTAGTAAATGGGCAAgggtgggcgggggaggggaccAGGTTTTCAGACCTGCGCTTTATGCTCTTTCTACTGCGCACCGTCATCCCTGAGCTCAGCTACGCGAGGACGATGGCCACTGGTCTAGCCCCGTGTGGTCCCAGTTCTCACGCATTCATTCACATTTACTATTTGCAGACTTCTACCCTTTAGTAAAATAGTGGACAACACCGtcaaaatcattaacttgaaTCTTCTCCAGATAATCttattcatgaaagaaaaactcacatttttataaattaacagACCCACAGAAACCTATCAGAGTAACGTCACTGTCACCAAAGCACAGTGTAAGTAAGGCTAGTCTAAGAAAAAAGGTGAAGAATAAATGTCTTCCTgcttaaaaacaattattttgtaTAAATGTCATAATCTTTTGAAAGTCAGCgatttggaaaaattaaatactATGTAACAGTGTTGTTCTCATCATCgaaaatattttctgaaggtTTCTAGTGACTCTGTAAACTGAGATGCAAATAACACACATTCACGTATCGGTTTGATTTCGATTAGATTTAAATACAGAGCATTAACAATAGCTTCTATGTGAGTGATTACTATGTGTTATATATAATTATCTCATTCAGTTCTCACAACTGCTCTGTGAGATAGCTATTACCTTTGCATCTGCCCAATATATGTCACTCACCCAAAgttcacagctagtaagtgataaaGACAAGATCCAAATCCAGCTCCAACTGCAAATCTATGTGCTCATTAGTACCAACATGAGTTAGGATAAATGTTTATcctaagagaggaaaaaaggaaccaCATCTAATCACTCTAGGAATTTCTGGATTAAACCTAAAATGTGGAATGTATTCTGTGAATCTGCAAAACGGAGACATTGGATCCAGCCTCAGGGAAACGCCACGCCAAGCTATTTTGCTCCCAAACATGCCAAAATGTTAAGTGATTATATCTGAGAAGCAACtagtgtttttctttattcttttcagactttttcatccTAGAACATATTATTTCCTAAATTAGGAGAGGAATTAATGTTACTTTAAATATAACAGAGGTACAACTGAGAAAGACAAAAGATGAACTCACATGattccagtttttttttgatCCTGCGGGCaatttcttccatcttttcaCAAGCAGGACACAGGCATTACAGATGTCCCCTGAACGAGTCTCGTGTAACCTGAGAAGAAAGCAATCAAACCTTTATTAGTCTCCTTTACATTAAAGAATGCCTACAAAtacatttcttttagaaaaaacTATCTATTTATAGTTTACAGACGTTATTCTAATCGCCCTGGGTGATGTAGCTCCATCGCTTCTGTAGTGTATTTCAGAAATATAACTAACTTTAGATTCAACGAACCAGTACCATGTGTTGCAATTTGCTCCTTTTAgaataaagaacttttttttaaattaaacgaTAATAAAACTTAAGACCAAGAGAAGATCCGGTCACCATGGTTTTAAACAACGCTGTCCAATTAATCTTTCTTGAAATGTGTAGATATTTCGTAAGCAATAAAATGTCACCCAAGTAAATGTGACATGATATTCTAGTTTCACAGCAAACAAAACCAGAGAGgcactgtaatttaaaaaaaaaaaaaaaagactatatcTGTAGAGGGGGGAAAAATCTATAATTCCCAAGGTATTTTTCAATTGTATTTCTGAGGAACTTTTCATTTACtacatttttcctgttttataaatacatataagaaaaatactaataacatttattatatatacaactggaaataaagacattaagagaaaaatgtaactttaaaaggAAAGGTTAGTAAAGACTCTTTGACAACCTTCAAAATAACTACAAATTCTAGGATTAACGATCAATAACAAATGttctaataagaaaaacaaagtgtaaaattaatttctaacaTGGGAAATGGTTCAAcattaagtatttcattttaaccaagtatttcttgggaaaaaaatattccactCTATTAAACAGAGGCTTACTGTCAGAAgataaataaagaacaaaattataaaataaaagctacTGTACCCTGACAAATTTAAGGGCAGAACATTGAGTCCTGTTAGTATCCTCAGGAGACTGGAgtgaaatatatttctataatttaGAAACACAATGCAAAGGACAGAGAGCTAACTAGCGGAAGACGTCTACTAGAAGAAAtaaggttaaaatttttttaaaaatctctttgtaCATCctcaagttaaaaacaaaaggataTGTTTGGTTTTAGCTTACAAGGGGCTTCACAATTAATTTGTATCTCCTCATTATCTGGAAAAAGGTAGGCTGTCAATACTGTTTGATTTGTTTTAAGAGCAAGTGCCTTGTAGATTAGAatataagtgattttttaaaatattttattgagttacagtcatttcacaatgttgtgtcaaattccagtgtagagcacaatttttcagttatacatgaacatacgtatattcattgtcacattttttttcgctgtgagctaccacaagatcttgtatatatttccctgtgctacacagtataatcttgtttatcttttcttcatatgcctgtcagtatctacaaattttgaaatcccagaagAACATCAGTGATTTTAATTACTAGCACACTGCTCTGATCGCTTTGCCTAGAAATCCTTCTGTACACTGTGATCTTTTCTACTCTACAGGTGGTACAAACATCAGGTGATCTTACCCAAAGCAGCTCTGGAAGTCCTTTTCATAGCGTTTACTGTCCGTGAACCGGGAACTGGACGACTTGGCTCTGCAGATGCAGCAGCCCTCTATACTTCGGTACATCTTTGGCTTGTGAAAACCAAACATCTTTCCTTCTCGGCAAGAGTCTGTAAAGCCAAGGGAATGGACACAGCTTTGCTGAGGGCTACAACCAGAAACTATTACAAGGGAACTCTCTgctccaccccgcccccagcaacTTGGTGTTAGACAGGAGGGCTCTGGGGAGGACCTCCTGCATCTGGGCTCTTGGCACCAGCTCACTTCACAAGGTCTCCCTGCTACCTCCTTCTACCCTCCCGGCAAACACTCATTCTCAAAATTGCAGgatggaggcttttttttttaagttaacattttaagcagaaaatacaAACTCTTCCCCACTCCCCTATGAAATAATGGAATCTTAAATATCCTAAAATTTAAGCTAAGTCACCCCCTTTTATTTTGCACCTTTGCATTACCGTGATTCCCCTCTTGGAAAGTTTTAAGCATTTACCGCAGGACCACTATTTGATACTAAGCACACAAGAAGCTCAATACACATCAGCCTGCA
It encodes:
- the SINHCAF gene encoding SIN3-HDAC complex-associated factor produces the protein MFGFHKPKMYRSIEGCCICRAKSSSSRFTDSKRYEKDFQSCFGLHETRSGDICNACVLLVKRWKKLPAGSKKNWNHVVDARAGPSLKTTLKPKKVKTLSGNRIKSNQISKLQKEFKRHNSDAHSTTSSASPAQSPCYSNQSDDGSDTEMASGSNRTPVFSFLDLTYWKRQKICCGIIYKGRFGEVLIDTHLFKPCCSNKKAAAEKPAGPGPEPLPISTQEW